In a single window of the Rhodamnia argentea isolate NSW1041297 chromosome 2, ASM2092103v1, whole genome shotgun sequence genome:
- the LOC115749816 gene encoding geranylgeranyl transferase type-2 subunit alpha 1 isoform X2, producing the protein MHGRPRTAPKPEDAAASAAKAQKLRALQSQFLSYHHDRIYTKEALDTSAKLLEINPEYYTAWNYRKLAVEHNVKESESSPESVKSIFDEELKVVENALRQNFKSYGAWHHRKWVLSKGHSSLDHELRLLDRFQKADPRNFHAWNYRRFVAALLGRSVEDELQYTEDLIGNNFSNYSAWHNRSMLLSEILKKKEQESYSQDTISKEYEFVLNALYTDPDDQSGWFYHHWLLDQTSKAKAPLLVSSWPVPGSELVVSGNVSLGDHPLSSFSKVTVALERFPVVLYFNQTVEGVNSSTVAIQCTFVQNEDVTWKPFSPQNSWASKVWVGYLDLSGVDHHSSAPHTVEVKLGHHKGIMSSNGLQLSVPFDLSFRVSVKPLETQSSKDEKLVWEEDKFYACEMPIPCLCYDGISVGNKYEPTTSDWQIGTIAEEISQIRNLLAISDSKIGKITLARLLMAHDVMSSPYATKTVHAEEVLGLYSELMKLDPSHSQYYKDERSLVLLQQLLSSGGTLLKHCFYYGGITSSSTHGPICLRLNNQSISRMGAFDKLLWVQMLDLSDNELHSIEVLRASNHWLSTLTRRMCDLATETILVLRLNRVKML; encoded by the exons ATGCACGGCCGGCCGCGGACGGCGCCGAAGCCGGAAGATGCGGCGGCATCAGCCGCCAAAGCTCAGAAGCTAAGAGCTCTTCAATCCCAGTTTCTCTCTTATCACCACGACCgcat ATACACGAAGGAGGCCCTCGACACTAGCGCCAAGCTCCTGGAGATCAATCCCGAGTACTACACCGCTTGGAATTACAGGAAGCTCGCGGTTGAGCACAACGTCAAGGAGTCCGAATCCTCTCCGGAATCTGTGAAATCCATCTTCGACGAAGAACTCAAAGTG GTCGAGAATGCACTGAGACAGAACTTTAAATCTTATGGAGCATGGCATCATCGAAAATGGGTGTTGAGCAAAGGTCATTCATCTTTAGATCATGAATTGCGGCTTTTGGATCGGTTTCAGAAGGCTGATCCTCGAAATTTCCACGCATGGAATTACAGGAG ATTTGTGGCAGCACTGCTGGGCAGATCCGTGGAGGATGAGCTGCAGTATACTGAAGATTTGATAGGAAACAATTTCAGTAATTACTCTGCTTGGCATAATCGTAG TATGCTATTGTCAGAGATACTGAAGAAAAAGGAACAGGAGTCATATTCTCAAGATACCATAAGCAAGGAGTATGAGTTTGTACTCAATGCTTTATATACTGACCCTGACGATCAAAGTGGTTGGTTTTACCATCATTGGCTTCTTGATCAAACATCCAAAGCCAAAGCTCCTTTGCTTGTATCTTCTTGGCCTGTTCCTGGATCTGAACTCGTTGTGTCAGGAAACGTGTCCCTTGGTGATCATCCTTTGTCTTCATTCTCTAAGGTTACTGTTGCTTTGGAAAGATTTCCTGTTGTCCTGTATTTCAATCAGACTGTTGAAGGTGTAAACTCGTCAACAGTTGCCATTCAATGTACATTTGTTCAGAATGAAGATGTTACATGGAAGCCATTTTCGCCGCAGAATTCTTGGGCTTCTAAAGTTTGGGTTGGATATCTTGATTTGTCTGGTGTAGATCATCATTCTTCAGCACCCCATACTGTTGAGGTTAAGCTTGGACATCATAAGGGCATCATGTCTTCAAATGGTCTACAGCTTAGTGTGCCTTTTGATTTATCATTTAGAGTAAGTGTAAAGCCCTTGGAAACCCAATCTTCTAAAGATGAGAAACTGGTGTGGGAGGAGGACAAGTTTTATGCTTGCGAAATGCCCATACCGTGTCTTTGTTATGATGGAATATCAGTGGGGAATAAGTACGAGCCAACAACTTCAGATTGGCAGATTGGAACTATTGCTGAAGAGATTAGTCAAATTAGAAACTTGTTGGCCATCTCAGATAG CAAAATTGGTAAAATCACACTGGCAAGACTGTTGATGGCTCATGATGTTATGTCATCTCCATATGCTACGAAAACTGTTCATGCTGAAGAAGTTCTTGGGTTATACAGTGAGCTGATGAAATTGGACCCATCTCACTCTCAATACTATAAGGATGAGAGAAGCTTAGTTTTGTTGCAGCAG CTGCTTTCCAGCGGGGGGACGCTGTTGAAGCACTGCTTTTATTATGGAGGCATCACTTCGTCCAGTACTCATGGACCCATATGTCTACGTCTGAATAATCAGTCAATATCTCGAATGGGAGCATTTGATAAACTATTATGGGTTCAAATGCTGGACCTTAGTGACAATGAACTCCATTCAATTGAAG TCCTCCGCGCATCAAATCACTGGTTGAGCACTCTTACTCGGCGCATGTGTGATTTAGCTACTGAGACAATACTTGTGCTTAGGTTGAACCGGGTCAAAATGTTGTAG